Proteins encoded by one window of Arabidopsis thaliana chromosome 2, partial sequence:
- a CDS encoding Polynucleotidyl transferase, ribonuclease H-like superfamily protein (Polynucleotidyl transferase, ribonuclease H-like superfamily protein; FUNCTIONS IN: 3'-5' exonuclease activity, nucleic acid binding; INVOLVED IN: nucleobase, nucleoside, nucleotide and nucleic acid metabolic process; LOCATED IN: intracellular; CONTAINS InterPro DOMAIN/s: Polynucleotidyl transferase, ribonuclease H fold (InterPro:IPR012337), 3'-5' exonuclease (InterPro:IPR002562); BEST Arabidopsis thaliana protein match is: Polynucleotidyl transferase, ribonuclease H-like superfamily protein (TAIR:AT3G12460.1); Has 463 Blast hits to 452 proteins in 93 species: Archae - 0; Bacteria - 28; Metazoa - 189; Fungi - 6; Plants - 216; Viruses - 3; Other Eukaryotes - 21 (source: NCBI BLink).), with translation MARIRRRIQKRHIHENRYIDFFGERLIVTVTHTTSTIRRWIHSIRFFSRLRSSHPLVVGLDVQWTPGGSDPPPDILQLCVGNRCLIIQLSHCKRIPEVLRSFLEDETITFVGVWNSQDQGKLERFRHQLEIWRLLDIRHYLPTRLLNSSFEKIVEECLGYKGVRKDKEICMSNWGARSLSHDQIVQASDDVYVCCKLGVKECIWKERSNVKERIWKESSNVKEHIWKESSKLYFVGVCF, from the coding sequence ATGGCTaggatcagaagaagaatccaaaaGCGCCATATCCACGAAAACCGCTACATCGATTTCTTTGGAGAACGTTTGATCGTCACGGTCACTCATACTACCTCAACCATCCGCCGTTGGATTCATAGCATCCGTTTCTTCAGCCGTCTTCGCTCCTCACACCCTCTCGTTGTTGGACTCGACGTCCAATGGACACCCGGTGGTTCCGATCCTCCACCGGATATTCTCCAACTATGTGTTGGTAACCGCTGTCTCATCATCCAGTTGTCTCACTGTAAACGCATTCCTGAGGTCCTTCGAAGTTTCTTGGAAGATGAGACAATCACTTTTGTCGGCGTCTGGAACAGCCAAGACCAGGGCAAGCTCGAAAGATTCCGCCATCAGTTGGAGATATGGAGACTTCTAGACATAAGGCACTATCTGCCTACGAGGCTCCTCAATAGTTCGTTTGAGAAGATTGTAGAGGAGTGTTTGGGGTACAAGGGAGTGAGGAAAGATAAGGAGATATGTATGAGTAATTGGGGTGCTCGTAGCCTTTCCCATGATCAGATTGTTCAGGCGTCAGATGATGTCTATGTTTGCTGCAAGCTCGGTGTTAAGGAATGTATCTGGAAAGAGCGCTCGAATGTTAAAGAACGTATCTGGAAAGAGAGCTCGAATGTTAAGGAACATATCTGGAAAGAGAGCTcgaaactttattttgttgggGTATGTTTCTGA
- the ABS2 gene encoding AP2/B3-like transcriptional factor family protein produces the protein MSINQYSSDFHYHSLMWQQQQQQQQHQNDVVEEKEALFEKPLTPSDVGKLNRLVIPKQHAERYFPLAAAAADAVEKGLLLCFEDEEGKPWRFRYSYWNSSQSYVLTKGWSRYVKEKHLDAGDVVLFHRHRSDGGRFFIGWRRRGDSSSSSDSYRHVQSNASLQYYPHAGTLFI, from the coding sequence ATGTCAATAAACCAATACTCAAGCGATTTCCACTACCATTCTCTCATGTGGCAacaacagcagcaacaacaacaacaccaaaacgacgtcgtggaagaaaaagaagctctTTTCGAGAAACCCTTAACCCCAAGTGACGTCGGAAAACTCAACCGCCTCGTCATCCCAAAACAGCACGCCGAGAGATACTTCCCACTAGCGGCCGCCGCCGCAGACGCCGTGGAGAAAGGACTTCTCCTCTGCTTTGAGGACGAGGAAGGTAAACCATGGAGATTCAGATACTCGTACTGGAACAGTAGCCAGAGTTATGTCTTGACCAAAGGCTGGAGCAGATACGTCAAGGAGAAGCACCTTGACGCCGGAGACGTCGTTCTCTTCCATCGACACCGTTCAGACGGCGGAAGATTCTTCATTGGCTGGAGAAGACGCGGtgactcttcttcctcctccgacTCTTATCGCCATGTTCAATCCAATGCCTCGCTCCAATATTATCCTCATGCAGGTAccctttttatttaa
- the MMZ3 gene encoding MMS ZWEI homologue 3 (MMS ZWEI homologue 3 (MMZ3); CONTAINS InterPro DOMAIN/s: Ubiquitin-conjugating enzyme/RWD-like (InterPro:IPR016135), Ubiquitin-conjugating enzyme, E2 (InterPro:IPR000608); BEST Arabidopsis thaliana protein match is: ubiquitin E2 variant 1D-4 (TAIR:AT3G52560.1); Has 2912 Blast hits to 2912 proteins in 287 species: Archae - 0; Bacteria - 0; Metazoa - 1566; Fungi - 354; Plants - 579; Viruses - 0; Other Eukaryotes - 413 (source: NCBI BLink).): protein MTLGSGSSVVVPRNFRLLEELERGEKGIGDGTVSYGMDDGDDIYMRSWTGTIIGPHNTVHEGRIYQLKLFCDKDYPEKPPTVRFHSRINMTCVNHDTGVVDSKKFGVLANWQRQYTMEDILTQLKKEMAASHNRKLVQPPEGTFF from the exons ATGACTCTTGGCTCAGGATCGAGTGTTGTCG TTCCGAGGAATTTCCGGTTGCTGGAGGAGCTTGAACGTGGAGAGAAAGGTATTGGAGATGGAACTGTGAGCTATGGAATGGATGATGGAGATGACATTTATATGCGCTCTTGGACTGGCACTATCATCGGTCCTCACAAC ACTGTACATGAGGGTCGGATTTATCAGTTGAAGCTCTTCTGTGACAAAGATTACCCTGAGAAACCTCCGACTGTTCGGTTCCATTCGCGTATCAACATGACTTGTGTCAACCATGATACCGGCGTG GTGGATTCAAAGAAGTTTGGGGTTCTTGCAAACTGGCAAAGACAGTACACAATGGAGGACATACTGACTCaattgaagaaggagatggCTGCATCGCATAACCGGAAGCTTGTTCAACCTCCCGAAGGAACTTTCTTCTAA
- the MMZ3 gene encoding MMS ZWEI homologue 3 (MMS ZWEI homologue 3 (MMZ3); CONTAINS InterPro DOMAIN/s: Ubiquitin-conjugating enzyme/RWD-like (InterPro:IPR016135), Ubiquitin-conjugating enzyme, E2 (InterPro:IPR000608); BEST Arabidopsis thaliana protein match is: ubiquitin E2 variant 1D-4 (TAIR:AT3G52560.1); Has 2913 Blast hits to 2913 proteins in 284 species: Archae - 0; Bacteria - 0; Metazoa - 1555; Fungi - 342; Plants - 599; Viruses - 0; Other Eukaryotes - 417 (source: NCBI BLink).) has protein sequence MTLGSGSSVVVPRNFRLLEELERGEKGIGDGTVSYGMDDGDDIYMRSWTGTIIGPHNTVHEGRIYQLKLFCDKDYPEKPPTVRFHSRINMTCVNHDTGVDSKKFGVLANWQRQYTMEDILTQLKKEMAASHNRKLVQPPEGTFF, from the exons ATGACTCTTGGCTCAGGATCGAGTGTTGTCG TTCCGAGGAATTTCCGGTTGCTGGAGGAGCTTGAACGTGGAGAGAAAGGTATTGGAGATGGAACTGTGAGCTATGGAATGGATGATGGAGATGACATTTATATGCGCTCTTGGACTGGCACTATCATCGGTCCTCACAAC ACTGTACATGAGGGTCGGATTTATCAGTTGAAGCTCTTCTGTGACAAAGATTACCCTGAGAAACCTCCGACTGTTCGGTTCCATTCGCGTATCAACATGACTTGTGTCAACCATGATACCGGC GTGGATTCAAAGAAGTTTGGGGTTCTTGCAAACTGGCAAAGACAGTACACAATGGAGGACATACTGACTCaattgaagaaggagatggCTGCATCGCATAACCGGAAGCTTGTTCAACCTCCCGAAGGAACTTTCTTCTAA
- the ABS2 gene encoding AP2/B3-like transcriptional factor family protein (AP2/B3-like transcriptional factor family protein; CONTAINS InterPro DOMAIN/s: Transcriptional factor B3 (InterPro:IPR003340); BEST Arabidopsis thaliana protein match is: AP2/B3-like transcriptional factor family protein (TAIR:AT5G06250.2); Has 1380 Blast hits to 1378 proteins in 71 species: Archae - 0; Bacteria - 0; Metazoa - 0; Fungi - 0; Plants - 1380; Viruses - 0; Other Eukaryotes - 0 (source: NCBI BLink).): protein MSINQYSSDFHYHSLMWQQQQQQQQHQNDVVEEKEALFEKPLTPSDVGKLNRLVIPKQHAERYFPLAAAAADAVEKGLLLCFEDEEGKPWRFRYSYWNSSQSYVLTKGWSRYVKEKHLDAGDVVLFHRHRSDGGRFFIGWRRRGDSSSSSDSYRHVQSNASLQYYPHAGAQAVESQRGNSKTLRLFGVNMECQLDSDWSEPSTPDGSNTYTTNHDQFHFYPQQQHYPPPYYMDISFTGDMNRTS, encoded by the exons ATGTCAATAAACCAATACTCAAGCGATTTCCACTACCATTCTCTCATGTGGCAacaacagcagcaacaacaacaacaccaaaacgacgtcgtggaagaaaaagaagctctTTTCGAGAAACCCTTAACCCCAAGTGACGTCGGAAAACTCAACCGCCTCGTCATCCCAAAACAGCACGCCGAGAGATACTTCCCACTAGCGGCCGCCGCCGCAGACGCCGTGGAGAAAGGACTTCTCCTCTGCTTTGAGGACGAGGAAGGTAAACCATGGAGATTCAGATACTCGTACTGGAACAGTAGCCAGAGTTATGTCTTGACCAAAGGCTGGAGCAGATACGTCAAGGAGAAGCACCTTGACGCCGGAGACGTCGTTCTCTTCCATCGACACCGTTCAGACGGCGGAAGATTCTTCATTGGCTGGAGAAGACGCGGtgactcttcttcctcctccgacTCTTATCGCCATGTTCAATCCAATGCCTCGCTCCAATATTATCCTCATGCAG GGGCTCAAGCGGTGGAGAGCCAAAGAGGCAACTCGAAGACATTAAGACTGTTCGGAGTGAACATGGAGTGCCAGCTAGATTCGGACTGGTCCGAGCCATCCACACCTGACGGTTCTAACACATATACAACCAATCACGACCAGTTTCATTTCTACCCTCAACAACAACACTATCCTCCTCCGTACTACATG gACATAAGTTTCACAGGAGATATGAACCGGACGAGCTAG
- the CASP1 gene encoding Uncharacterized protein family (UPF0497) (Uncharacterised protein family (UPF0497); CONTAINS InterPro DOMAIN/s: Uncharacterised protein family UPF0497, trans-membrane plant (InterPro:IPR006702), Uncharacterised protein family UPF0497, trans-membrane plant subgroup (InterPro:IPR006459); BEST Arabidopsis thaliana protein match is: Uncharacterised protein family (UPF0497) (TAIR:AT3G11550.1); Has 599 Blast hits to 599 proteins in 21 species: Archae - 0; Bacteria - 0; Metazoa - 0; Fungi - 0; Plants - 599; Viruses - 0; Other Eukaryotes - 0 (source: NCBI BLink).) — MAKESTTIDVGEPSTVTKSSSHVVKDAKKKGFVAVASRGGAKRGLAIFDFLLRLAAIAVTIGAASVMYTAEETLPFFTQFLQFQAGYDDLPAFQYFVIAVAVVASYLVLSLPFSIVSIVRPHAVAPRLILLICDTLVVTLNTSAAAAAASITYLAHNGNQSTNWLPICQQFGDFCQNVSTAVVADSIAILFFIVLIIISAIALKRH, encoded by the exons ATGGCGAAAGAGTCCACCACCATCGACGTCGGCGAGCCAAGCACTGTTACCAAAAGTTCAAGCCATGTCGTAAAGGACGCGAAGAAGAAGGGCTTTGTGGCAGTCGCCTCAAGAGGTGGTGCCAAGAGAGGTTTGGCTATATTCGATTTCCTCCTCCGTTTGGCGGCCATAGCAGTCACTATTGGGGCTGCCTCTGTCATGTACACCGCCGAGGAAACTCTTCCCTTCTTTACTCAGTTCCTCCAGTTCCAAGCCGGTTACGATGACCTTCCTGCGTTTCA GTACTTTGTGATAGCCGTAGCCGTAGTCGCTAGCTATCTCGTCCTTTCACTTCCATTCTCCATCGTATCCATTGTCCGTCCACATGCTGTCGCGCCCCGGCTGATCCTCCTCATTTGCGATACT ctGGTCGTGACGCTCAACacatcagcagcagcagcggCAGCATCAATCACCTACCTTGCACACAACGGCAACCAAAGCACCAACTGGCTCCCTATCTGTCAGCAGTTTGGAGACTTCTGCCAGAACGTTAGCACCGCGGTTGTGGCTGATTCTATCgcgattctcttcttcatcgttcTTATCATCATCTCAGCCATCGCCCTCAAGAGgcattga
- the MMZ3 gene encoding MMS ZWEI homologue 3 (MMS ZWEI homologue 3 (MMZ3); CONTAINS InterPro DOMAIN/s: Ubiquitin-conjugating enzyme/RWD-like (InterPro:IPR016135), Ubiquitin-conjugating enzyme, E2 (InterPro:IPR000608); BEST Arabidopsis thaliana protein match is: ubiquitin E2 variant 1D-4 (TAIR:AT3G52560.2); Has 1347 Blast hits to 1347 proteins in 246 species: Archae - 0; Bacteria - 0; Metazoa - 655; Fungi - 163; Plants - 359; Viruses - 0; Other Eukaryotes - 170 (source: NCBI BLink).), with the protein MTLGSGSSVVVPRNFRLLEELERGEKGIGDGTVSYGMDDGDDIYMRSWTGTIIGPHNVTVHEGRIYQLKLFCDKDYPEKPPTVRFHSRINMTCVNHDTGVVDSKKFGVLANWQRQYTMEDILTQLKKEMAASHNRKLVQPPEGTFF; encoded by the exons ATGACTCTTGGCTCAGGATCGAGTGTTGTCG TTCCGAGGAATTTCCGGTTGCTGGAGGAGCTTGAACGTGGAGAGAAAGGTATTGGAGATGGAACTGTGAGCTATGGAATGGATGATGGAGATGACATTTATATGCGCTCTTGGACTGGCACTATCATCGGTCCTCACAACGTA ACTGTACATGAGGGTCGGATTTATCAGTTGAAGCTCTTCTGTGACAAAGATTACCCTGAGAAACCTCCGACTGTTCGGTTCCATTCGCGTATCAACATGACTTGTGTCAACCATGATACCGGCGTG GTGGATTCAAAGAAGTTTGGGGTTCTTGCAAACTGGCAAAGACAGTACACAATGGAGGACATACTGACTCaattgaagaaggagatggCTGCATCGCATAACCGGAAGCTTGTTCAACCTCCCGAAGGAACTTTCTTCTAA
- the TIM44-2 gene encoding translocase inner membrane subunit 44-2 (translocase inner membrane subunit 44-2 (TIM44-2); FUNCTIONS IN: protein-transmembrane transporting ATPase activity; INVOLVED IN: protein targeting to mitochondrion; LOCATED IN: mitochondrion, mitochondrial inner membrane, mitochondrial inner membrane presequence translocase complex; EXPRESSED IN: 23 plant structures; EXPRESSED DURING: 13 growth stages; CONTAINS InterPro DOMAIN/s: Mitochondrial inner membrane translocase complex, subunit Tim44-related (InterPro:IPR007379); BEST Arabidopsis thaliana protein match is: translocase inner membrane subunit 44-1 (TAIR:AT2G20510.1); Has 35333 Blast hits to 34131 proteins in 2444 species: Archae - 798; Bacteria - 22429; Metazoa - 974; Fungi - 991; Plants - 531; Viruses - 0; Other Eukaryotes - 9610 (source: NCBI BLink).): MASRKLVRDLLITKQPLLQQLVHQRRVGARLGLLQGNGFASHRRFSVFSEFSKKIRGEADSNPEFQKTVKEFKERAEELQGVKEDLKVRTKQTTEKLYKQGQGVWTEAESVAKKVSSSVKDKFSAATEEVKESFKLGKEESAESASSSGTGTTEGEKQQQQSGSTEEQDTFFGKFKSSISSPKLSEAFHKPLDFAKKGLDIVKDELRGNPSKRKHLEYTPPPPFTGERSTRTEMVIMPTKQSKWQKKWESLREKMQGYPVFKRLSGMSEPVVNKSQEIAEDVREKWETSDNPIVHKIQDMNERIFEETGSASTYKEIRRRDPSFSLPDFVSEIQEAIRPVLNAYSKGDAKTLKKYCSKELIERCTAEHRAFTSQGYFFDHKLLHVSEVDIQETKMMGTTPVIIVRFQTQEIFCVRDQDGKIKEGGQDTIHTVYYDWAMQQVDAAELGEDAIYPIWRLREMLRAGVQALI; the protein is encoded by the exons ATGGCGAGTAGAAAGCTGGTTCGAGATTTACTGATCACAAAGCAGCCTCTTCTCCAGCAATTGGTGCACCAACGG AGAGTGGGCGCAAGACTAGGTCTTCTTCAGGGAAATGGGTTTGCGAGTCATCGACGGTTTAGTGTTTTCAGTGAGTTCTCGAAGAAGATTAGAGGAGAAGCTGATAg CAATCCTGAATTTCAAAAGACAGTGAAGGAGTTCAAGGAAAGAGCAGAGGAGTTGCAAGGTGTTAAAGAGGACTTGAAAGTTAG AACGAAACAAACTACTGAGAAGTTGTATAAACAAGGTCAAGGCGTCTGGACGGAGGCTGAATCTGTGGCCAAAAAG GTCTCTTCAAGTGTGAAAGACAAGTTCTCAGCAGCTACAGAAGAG GTCAAGGAGTCATTCAAGCTCGGTAAGGAGGAGAGTGCAGAGTCAGCAAGTTCATCAGGCACAGGAACCACTGAAGGAGAAAAACAGCAGCAGCAATCTGGTTCTACGGAGGAGCAAGATacattttttggaaaattcaaGTCCAGCATTTCTTCACCAAAACTATCTGAGGCGTTTCACAAGCCTCTTGACTTTGCAAAGAAGGGACTTGACATTGTAAAGGATGAATTGCGTGGAAACCCATCTAAAAGGAAGCACCTGGAGTATACACCTCCGCCGCCATTTACAGGTGAGAGAAGTACGAGAACGGAGATGGTAATTATGCCAACAAAACAGTCTAAGTGGCAAAAAAAATGGGAATCCTTAAGAGAAAAG ATGCAAGGCTATCCTGTATTTAAACGTCTAAGCGGGATGAGTGAGCCAGTTGTCAACAAGAGCCAAGAG ATTGCAGAAGATGTGAGGGAAAAGTGGGAAACCAGTGATAATCCGATTGTTCACAAGATTCAGGA CATGAATGAGAGGATCTTTGAGGAAACAGGTTCTGCATCGACTTACAAGGAGATCCGCCGCCGAGATCC ATCATTCTCCTTGCCGGACTTTGTTTCAGAAATTCAGGAAGCCATCAGACCGGTCTTGAATGCATATAGTAAG GGAGATGCTAAGACCTTGAAGAAGTATTGCAGCAAGGAATTGATTGAACGGTGTACGGCAGAGCACAGAGCTTTCACGAGTCAAGGTTATTTTTTCGATCACAAG CTTCTGCATGTATCTGAAGTTGATattcaagagacaaagatgatgGGAACTACTCCAGTAATCATCGTCAGG TTCCAAACGCAAGAAATCTTCTGCGTCCGTGATCAGGatggaaaaatcaaagaaggaGGCCAG GACACAATACACACAGTGTACTACGACTGGGCTATGCAACAAGTGGATGCAGCAGAGTTAGGGGAAGATGCGATTTATCCCATTTGGAGGCTCAGAGAGATGTTGAGAGCGGGTGTTCAAGCTCTCATTtaa
- the ABS2 gene encoding AP2/B3-like transcriptional factor family protein: MSINQYSSDFHYHSLMWQQQQQQQQHQNDVVEEKEALFEKPLTPSDVGKLNRLVIPKQHAERYFPLAAAAADAVEKGLLLCFEDEEGKPWRFRYSYWNSSQSYVLTKGWSRYVKEKHLDAGDVVLFHRHRSDGGRFFIGWRRRGDSSSSSDSYRHVQSNASLQYYPHAGAQAVESQRGNSKTLRLFGVNMECQLDSDWSEPSTPDGSNTYTTNHDQFHFYPQQQHYPPPYYMVR; encoded by the exons ATGTCAATAAACCAATACTCAAGCGATTTCCACTACCATTCTCTCATGTGGCAacaacagcagcaacaacaacaacaccaaaacgacgtcgtggaagaaaaagaagctctTTTCGAGAAACCCTTAACCCCAAGTGACGTCGGAAAACTCAACCGCCTCGTCATCCCAAAACAGCACGCCGAGAGATACTTCCCACTAGCGGCCGCCGCCGCAGACGCCGTGGAGAAAGGACTTCTCCTCTGCTTTGAGGACGAGGAAGGTAAACCATGGAGATTCAGATACTCGTACTGGAACAGTAGCCAGAGTTATGTCTTGACCAAAGGCTGGAGCAGATACGTCAAGGAGAAGCACCTTGACGCCGGAGACGTCGTTCTCTTCCATCGACACCGTTCAGACGGCGGAAGATTCTTCATTGGCTGGAGAAGACGCGGtgactcttcttcctcctccgacTCTTATCGCCATGTTCAATCCAATGCCTCGCTCCAATATTATCCTCATGCAG GGGCTCAAGCGGTGGAGAGCCAAAGAGGCAACTCGAAGACATTAAGACTGTTCGGAGTGAACATGGAGTGCCAGCTAGATTCGGACTGGTCCGAGCCATCCACACCTGACGGTTCTAACACATATACAACCAATCACGACCAGTTTCATTTCTACCCTCAACAACAACACTATCCTCCTCCGTACTACATGGTACGTTAG
- a CDS encoding F-box family protein (F-box family protein; CONTAINS InterPro DOMAIN/s: F-box domain, Skp2-like (InterPro:IPR022364); BEST Arabidopsis thaliana protein match is: F-box family protein (TAIR:AT2G27310.1); Has 123 Blast hits to 123 proteins in 13 species: Archae - 0; Bacteria - 0; Metazoa - 0; Fungi - 0; Plants - 123; Viruses - 0; Other Eukaryotes - 0 (source: NCBI BLink).): MANSSSFSPSTTVTDLISTVHDDIIESHILTRLDGATLASVSCASSHLHHLASNEILWSKICRSTWPSCSGGSRSFFSDAYSMVETAGTVSDLDRPFPELISAVDLHYRGKLIFSRVVKTETTTAWFKSSPLRIDLVDTKDTVATPIKRRQRTEDTCRDLEKDLTLSWIVIDPIGKRAANISSHRPVSVQRNWISGEVEAQFATVVGAVECVITVVTCGEEEMHVREVSLKVEKMEGTHLNGRDSLVILRSVMEGKRVNGSRREVESKKRHEEFMEKKREMKEKKMRVESVFDILTVAFGILGFVLLVVFCLWRTSI; the protein is encoded by the coding sequence ATGGCTAattcctcctccttctcccCCTCTACCACCGTAACAGATTTAATCTCCACCGTCCATGACGACATCATAGAGTCTCACATCTTGACACGTCTCGACGGCGCAACCTTAGCATCCGTCTCTTGCGCCTCCtcacatcttcatcatctcgCTTCCAATGAGATCCTCTGGTCCAAAATCTGCCGATCCACGTGGCCTTCTTGCTCCGGTGGTTCTcgttctttcttctccgacGCTTATTCTATGGTGGAAACCGCCGGTACAGTCTCTGATCTCGACCGTCCGTTTCCGGAATTGATCTCCGCCGTGGATCTTCACTACAGAGGGAAGTTGATTTTTAGTAGAGTCGTGAAGACGGAGACTACGACGGCGTGGTTTAAGAGTTCGCCGTTGAGGATTGATCTGGTGGATACAAAGGATACGGTGGCGACGCCGATTAAGAGAAGACAGAGGACGGAAGACACGTGTCGTGATCTAGAGAAGGATTTGACTTTGAGCTGGATCGTGATTGATCCGATCGGGAAACGAGCGGCGAATATTTCGAGTCACCGGCCGGTGTCGGTGCAGAGGAACTGGATAAGCGGAGAAGTGGAGGCGCAATTCGCGACGGTGGTGGGGGCGGTGGAGTGTGTGATCACGGTGGTCACGTGCGGTGAGGAGGAGATGCACGTGAGGGAAGTGAGTCTCAAGGTAGAGAAGATGGAGGGAACGCATTTAAACGGGAGGGACAGTTTGGTTATTTTAAGGAGTGTCATGGAGGGTAAAAGGGTAAATGGAAGTAGGAGGGAAGTAGAATCGAAGAAGAGACACGAAGAGtttatggagaagaagagagagatgaaggagaagaagatgagggtAGAATCGGTATTTGACATTTTGACTGTAGCTTTTGGTATTTTAGGCTTTGTGTTGCttgttgtgttttgtctttggAGAACCTCTATATGA